From Apilactobacillus bombintestini:
AGCAGTTGGTATTTGAAAGACCAGTTCCAGAAATTTTCCAAGAAACAATTCAAAAGTTAAGAAACAAAGCAAATATTCATTAGGAGGATTTTACATGTCCAAAGTAGTAGTTGACAAAATGGCAATGCAAAGAGCTTTAACTAGAATTACTTATGAAATTATTGAAAAAAATAAGGGTGTAAATAATCTAGTTTTAGTAGGAATTAAAACAAGGGGTTTCTACCTTGCTAAAAGAATTGCCAATCGTCTAGAAAAACTTGAAAACAAAAACGTTCCGGTAGTAGGAATCGATGTTACTAAATACCGTGATGACATAACTCATACTCAAGATGAACCTGATGTAGTAACTGACCAAAACATTTCACTTATGAATAAAAATGTCATTTTAATAGATGATGTTTTATATACTGGTAGAACCATTAATGCGGCATTATCAGCATTAACTGAATTAGGTCGTCCTAACAATACACGTTTAGCTGTATTAGTAGATCGTGGACACCGTGAATTACCTATTAGAGCTGACTTTGTGGGTAAGAATATTCCTACATCTAAACAAGAAGACATTCGAGTTCAAGTAAACGAAATTGACGAACAAGATTCTGTTGAAATTGAAGAAAAGTAACTCTTAAATAACTATTTAAGGAGAGTTGTTATGACAACACGATATTTAATATTAGAAGATGGAACTTCATATAAAGGAAAAAGTTTTGGTGCTGAATCAACCACAACTGGTGAAATTATTGTAAATTCCAATATGTTAGGCTATCAAGAAGTCATAACAAATCAAATTTACCATAATCAAATTATTGTATTTACACAACCATCTATAGGTAATACTGGTATTAACCATAAAAGCTTTGAAGCTATTGTCACCAATGCCAAAGGGGTAGTAGTTAAAGAGTTTTCCAATATTTCTACTAATAGATTGGGTAATCTAAACTTAGATTTATTTTTGAAGCAACATAACATCCCAGGTATATATGGAATTGATACACGTGAATTAACTCGTCGCTTAAATCGTAATAAATCAATGAAAGCAAGTATCGTGGATGTAGATGATGAACATGCTTTTGATCAATTACATGCAACTGTACTAACTAACCAACAAGTAAAACAAGTTTCTACTAAAGCACCATTTCCAAATACTGGTGACGGATACAACATTGTTTTAATCGATTTCGGCTTAAAATATGGGATATTACGTAAGTTAGCTGACTTAGACTGTAATGTCATTGTTATGCCTTGGGATACTACTAGTCAGTCTATTTTTGACCTAGATCCTGATGGAGTTGTGTTATCTACAGGACCTGGTTCACCAAGAGATTTACCAGAATCAGTGTTAGAAATGATTCGCGACGTACAAAAAGAAATTCCTATGTTCTCTATGGGATTAGGCCACGAATTATTTGCTTTAGCTAACGGAGCTAATGTTTACAAACTACCAGTAGAACATCATGGTAGTAATCATCCAATTAGACAAATAATAACTAACCAAATCATTTATGCATCCCAAAGTGAAGGTTATGCGGTAGATCCTAAATCTATTATCCATGACCAATTATTAATTACCTATGTAGATGTAGTAAATGGAACTGTTCAAGGAATTCGTCACCGTGATTATCCGGCATTTTCTGTTCAATTTTCACCAGACGGTGGACCTGGACCACAAGAATCAGCGGATTTATTTGAAGAATTCTTAGAAAACGTTAGCTCGCAAAGGAGATAACTAAATGATAGATGAAAGTATTAAGAAGGTACTAATTCTGGGTAGTGGACCGTCTAAAATTGGTAGCGAAACCGAATTAGATGCTGCAGCATTCCAGATGATGATTGCTTTAAAGAAACATAATATTAGAGTAATGGTTATGGATAACAATCCATTTTCCTTAACTATGTCTGAATCACAAGGCAATGATGTTTTTATTAAAGAAATCAATGTAAAGAACGTACTAGAAATTATCAAAGAAGTTAAACCAGATGCTATTATTCCAATTATTGGTGGTTTGAGAGCTATTCATGTTACTCAAGAACTACAAAATCAGGGAATTTTATCGGAATTAAATATTCGTGTTTTAGGAATATCTAAGGAATCCTTAAATGTCTTGAATAATCCGGATCGTATGAAGAGTACTTTAAACCATGTTAATGAACCATCCGTACCTTCCAAAATTATCAAAACAGAATCTGAAGCTTTCGAAGTGGTTAGAGAAATTGGGTTCCCAGTTATTGTTAAACAAATTAATCAACGCAATCGTGAAGGTACCGAAAGATATATTTGTAATAATGCCGAAGACTTATCAGATTGTTTAGAAAACAACTTCTTACAAGATGATGGCGTATGCGTTATAGAAAAAAGTATCGTAGGTTACAAACAAGTTGAAATGGTGGGAGTAAGAGACCAAACTAACACCAAAATTTTAATTAGTGGATTGGAAAATATCGATGCTGTAGGGGTCCATTCAGGGGATTCTATGGTAATTACACCTGTCCAAACACTAAACGATATTGAATACCAAAAACTAAGAACTGCAACTTTTAAAATAATGGATGCTTTAAATGTGGTGGGAGTATGTCATATACAATTTGCTTTAGATACTACTAGCGAAAATAATTATTATGTTACTAAAATAACTCCACTTATTGGTGGAAGTTCTGCTTTAGCAGCACGTTCTACTGGTTATCCAATAGTTTATGTATGTACTAATTTATTATTAGGTAATTCATTCTCAGAAATTAAATTAAACCATAAGTATCACCACTTAACTCCTATTATTGAACCTACATTGGACCATATAGTAGTAAAAATGCCAGTATGGCCATTTGATAATATTCCAGAAGCAGATCAACATTTAAATACTAAAATGAAGTCTGTCGGCTCTACTATAGGTGTTGGTAGAACTGTGGAAGAAGCTTTATTAAAGGCATTAAGAAGTTCACAATTTTCACCTCGTGATGTTCTTCCAAGTATGCATGAGATTAGTTCTGATGAATTGATCAGTCAGTTGATTCATCCAAAATCCAATCGTCTTTTAGTGCTAATAGAAGCTCTTCGTAGAGGTTACGAAATTGATGAACTAGAAGAATTATCCAAAATTAATAAATTTTATTTCTATAAACTAAAAGCTTTACTAGAAGTAGAAGAATTAATTATTAATCATCCTATGGAACTACACACTATTGAAACTGCACATAATTATGGGTTTGGAGATAGTATGATGGCCGAAACCTGGAATCAACCTATTGAAAAGGTCCGTAAGTTATTCCATGACCAAAATGAATATCCTACTTATAAAGCAATTGAACCATCTGCCGGAGAATTTGATCAAGGCATTAAATCCTTCTATAGCAGTTATGAAAAAGAAAACGAATCCACGAAGGAATCCGATAAAACTGCGTTAGTAATTGGTAGAGGTGGTAATAAATTAGGGCCAAATACCGCAGCAGATTTTTATACTGCAGAAATGCTAATTCAATTGCATAAAATTGGATATAGAACCATTGTAATGAATAATAATCCTAACGCCTTATCATTAAGTCCACAAATTAGTGATAAGCAGTACATTGAACCTATTCAATTAGGTGCAATTTTAAACATTATTGAATTAGAAAAACCAGTAAGAGTATTTATACCTGGTAATCGTCATTTCTTATTGAAACAATTAAAGAAATACACTAATTTGAATGTACAAGTTTTACCACCTGATCAAGAAACTGGAGTAATTTTGCCTAAAGATGTTACTTATGCATTAAACTTTTTTGTTACTAAAACTGACAGTTACTTCATAGGTACTGAAAAGCTTATAAGCAATAATAAGAGCAATTTAGATTATGTTACTACCTATGAGGCTCCATACATTCTAGATAAAGAATCACTGGAAAATAACATTAAATTATCTCAATCTCATATTAAAAAGTCCAACTGGATTGGATTGGTACAAATACTATTTAATAAGAAGAAAAATGGCCAATCAGAATATGTAGGAATACGTCCATTAAGATTGACTGAAACTGTATTTATCAGTCAGGCTACTGGTATCAACTGGATAAAGGAATTAGTTAAATTCTACACTAACAAGCTTGATATCAATAAATTAATTGATTCGATCAATTATGCACCTACCACTCAAACTACTATGCAAGCTACATTCCCATTTAAGCAATTAAATGTCGATATAGACCATGCTAATAGTTCTCAAGAAGTGGGAGCAAAAGTTAAATTTAAGCCTATTAAAATTGAATAATAAGAATAAAAGGATTTTTTGCTACATTGTAGTGAAGAATCCTTTTTATATGTGCTTTAATAATTATTAAAATAATAGGGCGGACATGGGGGATTTTTTATTTTGCTTAATTTTTTCATCAAAATACATAGCAAAATATGCTTGATTGAGGCTCAAATTAATCAAAAAAGTTATTTTAGTTATTTTTTAAATCGCTTAAACCCTTATCATATAAGCATTGAAAGGCAATTTTTACTGTTTTAAGGCGCTGTATAAAAACACGTTCGTTATTTATGTGAATGATTATACGTTTAAGAACTCTCACAAACGCATTAAATCTTATTAATTATTGTGATAAAAATAAAAAATGGATGGTTGAGAGATTTTTAATTTATCAATCATCCATTAAAATGTTTTAAAAATTATTTGTTAGTTTTCGTACAAATACGTTTATTTCTAAAATCAATAGCAAAAATGAAAATTAAAACAATCATAATAATATTTTTATAATTATTATTAACAAAGAAAAACATTATTGCGAAGATTAGTAACAATAATCCGCAAAATTTTTGTATTAACATATGATTCATTCAGTCCAATAATAAAATTTTTAGTTATGTAATTACTCATAGCAATTATCACAATTTAGAATGTATTAAATTTAGAATGTATTATATGAAATCAAAATAGATTTTTTATACCTAGATGAAAAGATTAGTAATCCATTTATTTTTAATTACTTTGGTAAAAAATTAGGAATAATTTTTTATATTTACAAAAACTAAGTATCAAACATTTCTTTAAATAACAAAATTAAAGATTTAGTTGTTACTGGATCAACAGATTTAAAATTATCATCGTCAATCATTCATCATATTCACCGAAACTATCTACTTCGTATAATATATATTATGTAAAGTAGATATTTTTAAAAGTACTGCAAACACTTCTAGCATTTTGCACTGCTCCCTATTTAATATTTATAAAATAAAAAAGTGTCCGTTTTGATAACAGACACTTCATTTATAATTAATGATTTAATTCATTTATGATATCTTGTTCAAATTTACGTGGATTCTTTAATGGAGAATATCTTTTTACAAATTCACCATAACGATTAATTAAGAATTTTGTGTAATTAAATTTAATTCTTCCTTTACCAGATGCATCTTTTAAATAAGTAAATAATGGTAATTCATCTTTACCATTTACTTTAGCTTGTTGAGCCATTGGAAATGTTACTCCATAATGCAATTGGCAATATTCGCTAGTTTTTTCATTAGATTTAAGTTCCATATGGAATTGATTAGATGGCACTCCAATGATCACTAAACCATCATTTTGGTATTTTTCGAATAAGTATTGTAAATCTTTCATTTGACCAGCTAAGCCACACTTACTTGCGGTATTAACAATTAAAATTACTCGGTTTTTAAGCTTGCTAAAATCGATTGTTTGTCCATTCATTTCGGTTAATTTAAAATCATATATACTACTCATATAATCACTCCTGTAAATAAAAAGATTATGATTAATTAATCACAATCTTGAATTATTATATTAAATTATTTCCATTTATCATGAATCAATCTTTGCATAACTGGATTTCCCAATATAAAAATCAAAATTACAATTTGAATTGGTGTACCAACTATTTGTTTAATTATTCTAGATGCTATAATCAGCTTCCAATCAAAGTGTAGAAATATTGTTAACCACAATGTATTTAGCAAAGTATTAACTAATACTGCGATCACTAGCTGCGAGATAATAACTCTCACCAAACTAAATTTCTCATTTTTATACAAGAACATTCCATATATAAACGCTCCCAAAATTGCAGACAGCGTAAAACCTGGAATATACATAGTACCAGTAGTAAAGGTAATTATTAAATCAGTTATACCAGCAATTAATCCAGCAAGTAAAGGTCCATACATGGCACCAAGTACTGCTGTTGCTACAAAACCAAAAGTAAATACCATCGTAGGTGTATGTATGCCTATCCTACTTAATACATAACTCATAGCCATTAAGATAGCAATCGTTGTTGCATCACTTATCTTGATTTTTGGCCATTTAAATATTTTTGATACATCCATTCAGACATCTCCCCATGGAGCTGCCACTAAATAATTTATAAATGTTGATAATATTATAAAGATCTTGTGGCGAATGCGGACAATATATCGCAACCGTAGTTTTCGTCAAACGTTCACATTCCGTTCCGTTTGCACTTTACGCATAAAGTCCTACTCCCAAACTTTTTGTTACAAGTTAATACTATCATTTTTATATTTACAACACAATTATATTACCGGAGTACTTATTTAAATTGTCTCATTTGTTCAACTAAATGGACTTGATTTACAACAAATTCATGAGTACGACAAATATAGTCATGTTCCCTACCTAATTTTGCGATGTATCCGTTGATGTAATCTACTTCTGTATCTCTACCCTTAGAGAAATCTTGATACATTGAAGGATAATGATATTTTAATGTATGACAAGTATCAATTACTGATTGTACTTGTTCATCTCTAGTTTCATCCATATAAATACCAGCTCGTTCACAAGCGTCAAATGATTCATTAAATAATTGTCGTGCCATTTCTGGGGCTTTTGGATATTGAATAAATTGTCCCATTTGCACTTCAAACATTGTACATAATGTATTAACCACAGCATTAAAGACAACCTTAGTCATACACATATTAACCCAATTATTTGATACAACAGGCCCCAACTTAGCAGCTTTTAAATCATCGAAAAGTGCTTTAACTGTTTCATCGGGCTTTTTATTATTGTATGGTGCTAAATGCATAACTTCACTATTCACTGGACCCATAAAATCTACATCTCCAGGTCCATTTAAAACAGTAGCAATCATTGCAGTTCCACAAACGATTTTATCTTTGTCGAAGTATTTTTCAATCACTTCAAAATGCCCCATTCCATTCATTGCAGAAAAGACATATTGATCATCATGAAAAATTCCAGCTTCACTATCGCGTTTCATCTCTTCTTTAAGTTGCATTTGCTTTTTAAAGATAATCCAAACATCAGGATGTCCTTTATATTCTTCCGGATAAAAGATATTAATTGGCACTAAATGCTTGTTTTCATGATCACGTGATACGTAAACTCCACCTTGCTCTCTAACCTTTTCAATATTTGGTTTCCAAGTTTCGATAAAATCTACTTGTACACCTGCATTTTCTTGCAATAAGATACCATATCTGTACCCCATTGCTCCAGCTCCAATAATTCCGTATTTCATAAACAACACCCCGTATCTTTATAAATTGATATTGAGTATAAAACTAATTATTAGAAAATGCAATAGTTTTCTAATCTAATTTTAATAATAAAAAAGAAGGCCAGTATAAACTAGTCTTCTTTTTCTGTATCAATCATCCAACCAAGTGCTAAAGCCTTGTTACCAAGATGTGTTCCAATAACCGGACCAAAATAACTTTCTTCTATGTTCATGTCAGGATACATTTGTTGAATGCTTTCCTTCCAATTATGTCCCGCTTCTGGATCATTAGCATTAATAATAATAGCCTTTAATGGATAATCAGCATTATTTACTGCATCTTTGAATAATGATTCAGCTCGTTTTAAAGCTTTCTTTCTGGAACGAACTTTTTCAAAAGCTACAATTTCATTACTGTCATTATCAAAAGTTAGTAAAGGTTTGATTTTTAATAAACTTCCTAGAAAAGCTGATGCATTAGATAATCTTCCACCACGTACCAAGTTTTGCAAATCATCTACTACAAAGACTTCATCAATGGTTTTTCTAATTTCATCTAATTTACTAATGATTTCATCTACATTATCAGTTTTCTTAGCTAATTTAGCAGCTTCAATTACTAAGTTACCCATTAACTTAACAGTAATCTTAGAATTATATGGAATAACTTTAATATTTTCGATAGTTGGAGCTAATGCAACCAATGAATTATAGAATCCTGAAATAGTACTTGCTAAATGAATACTAATAACAGCGTCATAACCATCTTCTGCCAATGAATTATATAAATTAATCATTTGTCCCATTGGTGGTTGAGATGTACTAGGAAATGATTGTGAATTCTTCAATTTTTCATAGAATTCATCTGTAGAAATGTTGACGCCTTCTTCATAACTTTTTCCGTCAATCATGACAGGCATATGTACAATATGAATTCCGTACTTTTCTTGTTCTTCTTTTGATAAATAAGAAGTACTATCTGTAACGATTGCTATTTTCATTATTTTCACCCTTTTTGTTCTAAATAAAACAAATATTATAATTAAAATTATAACATTAATATACATTATTAGTATAGGAACTATAATATTTTTGCTAAATACCTACTGCATCAGTTATACTAATGGTAATACACTTTAACGGAAAGAGAGATGATTACATGTCATTTGATGGCTCATTTACACATGCAATGGTAAAAGAGTTAAACGCATTAGTATCTGGCGGTAGAGTTTCTCGAATCAATCAACCATATGATAATGAAATGATAATAACAGTTCGTTCTAATCATGAAAACTACCCTATTTTAGTCTCTGCTAATCCTAATTATGCAAGAGTACAAATTAGTAGGATTCCTTATGTAAATCCACATACTCCAACTAATTTCACAATGACACTAAGAAAGCACTTAAGTGGATCAGTATTAAAAAAAGTATCTCAAATTGATAATGACCGTGTAATGGTTCTTCATTTCACTACTCGTAATGAAATTGGTGATTTGAAAGAAATGATGTTAGTCGTAGAAATTATGGCACGTCATAGTAACATTATTCTAGTTGATACTCAGGATGATATGCGCATTGTGGATGCCATTAAGAGAATCGGTTCCGATAAGAACCGTTACCGTACTATTTTACCTGGAGATACCTATATTACTCCACCTAAGCAAGATATGGTAAATCCATTTAGTTCTGAATTAAACATGGATAAAATTAATTCATTAGTTAAGGAATTTCCTAATCAAGAGGTATTGGCTGCTGAATTAAGACATAGAATTCAAGGATTAGGTAAAGATACTTCACTATTTTTAGCACAAACTCTTCATAAAGATGATAGTACTAAGAATAATTTCAAAGATTTCTTCAGTTACTTTGATAATCCAGTACCTTCTCTATTAGAAAACAAATCATCCTCTTTATTTACAGTTCATCCTTTTGATAAAGAAGATTATGAATCACAACGTTTTGATACCTTAGGAGAATTACTAGACACCTATTACGAAACTAAAGCTAGAAAAGATCGTGTTCGTGAACAAGGTGGCACTTTAATCAAAGTTGCTAAAAACGAATTAAAGAAAAATAAAAAGAAGCTTAAAAAGCTTAACAAAACTCTTGAAAATACCAAACACGCTGATGAATACCGTATCAAAGGTGAAATTCTTACTACTTATTTATACAAGATTGAAAAAGGAATGAAGAGCATAGAATTACCAAACTTCTATGATAACGGTAATCCAATTAAAATATCTCTTTCCAATCAAATATCACCTTCTGAAAACGCGCAAAAATACTTCAAGCGTTATCAAAAAGCTAAGAATGCTGTTATCTATGTAAATGAACAATTAAAGAATACTCATGCAGAAATTGATTATTTTGAAAATATCCTATCTCAAATTGAAATGGCTGAACCATCTGATTTAGATGATATTAAGACAGAATTCAAAAATGAAGGATATTTAAAGCATCATAACAAACGTTCTAACAGCAACAAAAATAAACGTAGTAAGATTAGTAAGCCAGAAGCATTTTACACTGATGATGGAGTGAAAATCTTAGTAGGAAAAAATAACCTACAAAATGATAAATTAACCATGAGAGATGCCGACAAACGAGACACTTGGTTGCATACTCAAAAGATTCATGGCTCTCATGTAATTATTAAAGATTTTGATCCGGACGATAAGACTATTGAAACAGCTGCAATGTTAGCTGCATACTTCTCTAAAGCTCGTGATTCGGCAACAGTTCCTGTAGATTACGTAAAAGTAAAACATGTAAGAAAACCTAATGGTGCTAAACCTGGTTTGGTAATTTATGATAGTCAAAGAACTAAATTTGTTACTCCAAGTAAAGAATTTGTTGATAATTTAAGACAAAATAAAAGTGCTTCCTAATTAATAATAAAAACCCCGTGATTAGTCTAAATCACGGGGTTTATTTTATATGTACAAATAACCAATCCATATAATTTCTGTTATAATCAAAAGTGTGGCCACTATCAAAATAATTTGTTCTTTGGTACCGCCAACTTTATATTTTAATAATCCTTTTTTTCTAACAATTCTGGTGTCTCCTAATGGATAAAACCAACGGATTCCTTCTATCGAAAAAGAGTCCTCTACTTCATGTAAGAAATATCCTAATACTATAGAATAATATAAATATTCCATTACATATGTACCATTAACCGAGATACCATGTGAAAAAGATAAACTAGATAAATATAAAGCACAGATCAATAACATAATTGGAATCCAAATACTATGTGACCAAGTACGATGTCCCCACAACGTGAGGATTCTAGTAAATAAGCCACCTCTTTTGTTTACTCTAGTTTGTTTTTGATCAATGTCTGGCAGTTGGCATCCAAGCCATACCCCTACTGCTTCAGTAACAATAGCAGGTAATGGTTGATGTATTGCGATTGCACATCCTAGTAAAATTGC
This genomic window contains:
- the pyrR gene encoding bifunctional pyr operon transcriptional regulator/uracil phosphoribosyltransferase PyrR: MSKVVVDKMAMQRALTRITYEIIEKNKGVNNLVLVGIKTRGFYLAKRIANRLEKLENKNVPVVGIDVTKYRDDITHTQDEPDVVTDQNISLMNKNVILIDDVLYTGRTINAALSALTELGRPNNTRLAVLVDRGHRELPIRADFVGKNIPTSKQEDIRVQVNEIDEQDSVEIEEK
- a CDS encoding NFACT RNA binding domain-containing protein, translating into MSFDGSFTHAMVKELNALVSGGRVSRINQPYDNEMIITVRSNHENYPILVSANPNYARVQISRIPYVNPHTPTNFTMTLRKHLSGSVLKKVSQIDNDRVMVLHFTTRNEIGDLKEMMLVVEIMARHSNIILVDTQDDMRIVDAIKRIGSDKNRYRTILPGDTYITPPKQDMVNPFSSELNMDKINSLVKEFPNQEVLAAELRHRIQGLGKDTSLFLAQTLHKDDSTKNNFKDFFSYFDNPVPSLLENKSSSLFTVHPFDKEDYESQRFDTLGELLDTYYETKARKDRVREQGGTLIKVAKNELKKNKKKLKKLNKTLENTKHADEYRIKGEILTTYLYKIEKGMKSIELPNFYDNGNPIKISLSNQISPSENAQKYFKRYQKAKNAVIYVNEQLKNTHAEIDYFENILSQIEMAEPSDLDDIKTEFKNEGYLKHHNKRSNSNKNKRSKISKPEAFYTDDGVKILVGKNNLQNDKLTMRDADKRDTWLHTQKIHGSHVIIKDFDPDDKTIETAAMLAAYFSKARDSATVPVDYVKVKHVRKPNGAKPGLVIYDSQRTKFVTPSKEFVDNLRQNKSAS
- a CDS encoding ketopantoate reductase family protein → MKYGIIGAGAMGYRYGILLQENAGVQVDFIETWKPNIEKVREQGGVYVSRDHENKHLVPINIFYPEEYKGHPDVWIIFKKQMQLKEEMKRDSEAGIFHDDQYVFSAMNGMGHFEVIEKYFDKDKIVCGTAMIATVLNGPGDVDFMGPVNSEVMHLAPYNNKKPDETVKALFDDLKAAKLGPVVSNNWVNMCMTKVVFNAVVNTLCTMFEVQMGQFIQYPKAPEMARQLFNESFDACERAGIYMDETRDEQVQSVIDTCHTLKYHYPSMYQDFSKGRDTEVDYINGYIAKLGREHDYICRTHEFVVNQVHLVEQMRQFK
- a CDS encoding folate family ECF transporter S component yields the protein MDVSKIFKWPKIKISDATTIAILMAMSYVLSRIGIHTPTMVFTFGFVATAVLGAMYGPLLAGLIAGITDLIITFTTGTMYIPGFTLSAILGAFIYGMFLYKNEKFSLVRVIISQLVIAVLVNTLLNTLWLTIFLHFDWKLIIASRIIKQIVGTPIQIVILIFILGNPVMQRLIHDKWK
- a CDS encoding metal-dependent hydrolase, producing MALRKTHIATSEAILLGCAIAIHQPLPAIVTEAVGVWLGCQLPDIDQKQTRVNKRGGLFTRILTLWGHRTWSHSIWIPIMLLICALYLSSLSFSHGISVNGTYVMEYLYYSIVLGYFLHEVEDSFSIEGIRWFYPLGDTRIVRKKGLLKYKVGGTKEQIILIVATLLIITEIIWIGYLYI
- a CDS encoding DegV family protein, translating into MKIAIVTDSTSYLSKEEQEKYGIHIVHMPVMIDGKSYEEGVNISTDEFYEKLKNSQSFPSTSQPPMGQMINLYNSLAEDGYDAVISIHLASTISGFYNSLVALAPTIENIKVIPYNSKITVKLMGNLVIEAAKLAKKTDNVDEIISKLDEIRKTIDEVFVVDDLQNLVRGGRLSNASAFLGSLLKIKPLLTFDNDSNEIVAFEKVRSRKKALKRAESLFKDAVNNADYPLKAIIINANDPEAGHNWKESIQQMYPDMNIEESYFGPVIGTHLGNKALALGWMIDTEKED
- a CDS encoding carbamoyl phosphate synthase small subunit, coding for MTTRYLILEDGTSYKGKSFGAESTTTGEIIVNSNMLGYQEVITNQIYHNQIIVFTQPSIGNTGINHKSFEAIVTNAKGVVVKEFSNISTNRLGNLNLDLFLKQHNIPGIYGIDTRELTRRLNRNKSMKASIVDVDDEHAFDQLHATVLTNQQVKQVSTKAPFPNTGDGYNIVLIDFGLKYGILRKLADLDCNVIVMPWDTTSQSIFDLDPDGVVLSTGPGSPRDLPESVLEMIRDVQKEIPMFSMGLGHELFALANGANVYKLPVEHHGSNHPIRQIITNQIIYASQSEGYAVDPKSIIHDQLLITYVDVVNGTVQGIRHRDYPAFSVQFSPDGGPGPQESADLFEEFLENVSSQRR
- a CDS encoding glutathione peroxidase, whose translation is MSSIYDFKLTEMNGQTIDFSKLKNRVILIVNTASKCGLAGQMKDLQYLFEKYQNDGLVIIGVPSNQFHMELKSNEKTSEYCQLHYGVTFPMAQQAKVNGKDELPLFTYLKDASGKGRIKFNYTKFLINRYGEFVKRYSPLKNPRKFEQDIINELNH
- a CDS encoding ATP-grasp domain-containing protein, producing MIDESIKKVLILGSGPSKIGSETELDAAAFQMMIALKKHNIRVMVMDNNPFSLTMSESQGNDVFIKEINVKNVLEIIKEVKPDAIIPIIGGLRAIHVTQELQNQGILSELNIRVLGISKESLNVLNNPDRMKSTLNHVNEPSVPSKIIKTESEAFEVVREIGFPVIVKQINQRNREGTERYICNNAEDLSDCLENNFLQDDGVCVIEKSIVGYKQVEMVGVRDQTNTKILISGLENIDAVGVHSGDSMVITPVQTLNDIEYQKLRTATFKIMDALNVVGVCHIQFALDTTSENNYYVTKITPLIGGSSALAARSTGYPIVYVCTNLLLGNSFSEIKLNHKYHHLTPIIEPTLDHIVVKMPVWPFDNIPEADQHLNTKMKSVGSTIGVGRTVEEALLKALRSSQFSPRDVLPSMHEISSDELISQLIHPKSNRLLVLIEALRRGYEIDELEELSKINKFYFYKLKALLEVEELIINHPMELHTIETAHNYGFGDSMMAETWNQPIEKVRKLFHDQNEYPTYKAIEPSAGEFDQGIKSFYSSYEKENESTKESDKTALVIGRGGNKLGPNTAADFYTAEMLIQLHKIGYRTIVMNNNPNALSLSPQISDKQYIEPIQLGAILNIIELEKPVRVFIPGNRHFLLKQLKKYTNLNVQVLPPDQETGVILPKDVTYALNFFVTKTDSYFIGTEKLISNNKSNLDYVTTYEAPYILDKESLENNIKLSQSHIKKSNWIGLVQILFNKKKNGQSEYVGIRPLRLTETVFISQATGINWIKELVKFYTNKLDINKLIDSINYAPTTQTTMQATFPFKQLNVDIDHANSSQEVGAKVKFKPIKIE